One genomic region from Flagellimonas oceani encodes:
- a CDS encoding beta strand repeat-containing protein, whose amino-acid sequence MKTKILKLSMLSLATMALVFTSCSGDDNGGDNPTTPTCDDNIQNGDETGVDCGGSCEPCENPATTLTGSMSEDMTLDPAETYVLQGSFSVESGATLTIPAGTTITAEVEEGTETKTYIVVQKGGMIDVQGTEGNPVILTSANEEPGDWGGLILAGNATTTEGVDAEAEVGGIIYGGTDDADNSGSIDYLIINYAGAQISTESQYNGLTLYAVGSGTTISNVAVLNGTDDGVEFFGGTVSASNFYLENNEDDAIDWTEGWNGTLTNAYVVHTSGFSTVVEADGENKNPSLVNLTAVSSVGGTALQFKKESGATITGLSLNGYDTSVLMSDAGPLANVQIEGADANPNLSYVGDATVDVEMFGWVNSALVIEESKLTGSLTSDLTLDPAVDYFLEGSFSVESGATLTIPAGTRIVADVEEGTETKTYIVVQKGGMIDIQGTATDPVVMTSSNEEPGDWGGLVIAGDATTTEGVDAEAEVGGIIYGGTNDADNSGSIEYLIINYAGAQISTESQYNGLTLYAVGSATTIDNVAILNGTDDGVEFFGGTVSASNFYLENNEDDAIDWTEGWNGTLTNAYVLHTAGFSTVVEADGANGNPSLVNLTAVSTVGGTALQFKKESGATITGLSLDGYDTSVLMSDAGPLANVQIEGGDADPAETYAAVASVDINTFIWATGNAEAQSATLTGSLNSTLTLDADVTYYLNQSFSVEDGATLNIPAGTTIIADVEDGDETKTYIVVQKGGTINVQGTAANPVVMTSSNTTPGDWGGLVIAGKATTTEGVDAEAEVGGILYGGTEDDDNSGSIEYLIINYAGAQISTESQYNGLTLYAVGSGTTIDNVAIKNGTDDGVEFFGGTVSASNFYLENNEDDAIDWTEGWNGTLTNAYVYHTSGFSTVVEADGANENPSLVNLTAVSTVGGTALQFKKESGATITGLSLVGYDTSVLMSDAGPLANVQIEGADADPAEAYDAAATVDLTIFDWAN is encoded by the coding sequence ATGAAAACGAAAATTTTGAAACTTTCAATGTTATCGCTGGCCACAATGGCACTGGTTTTTACCAGTTGTAGTGGTGACGATAATGGCGGGGACAATCCAACCACGCCTACCTGTGATGACAACATCCAAAACGGGGATGAAACAGGTGTAGACTGTGGTGGTTCTTGCGAGCCATGTGAAAATCCAGCTACAACGCTTACAGGTTCAATGTCTGAGGATATGACCCTAGACCCAGCTGAGACCTATGTGTTACAAGGTTCTTTCAGCGTGGAGTCCGGAGCTACTTTGACCATCCCTGCTGGAACGACAATTACAGCCGAAGTTGAGGAAGGTACCGAAACCAAAACATACATCGTAGTTCAAAAAGGAGGTATGATCGATGTCCAAGGTACCGAGGGCAACCCTGTTATCCTTACTTCCGCAAACGAAGAGCCAGGTGACTGGGGCGGTTTAATCCTTGCTGGTAACGCAACCACTACCGAAGGTGTGGATGCTGAAGCTGAAGTAGGTGGTATCATCTACGGAGGTACTGACGATGCCGACAACTCTGGTAGCATTGATTACTTGATCATTAACTACGCTGGTGCGCAGATCAGTACAGAATCTCAGTACAACGGTCTAACCCTTTACGCTGTTGGTTCAGGTACAACAATAAGTAACGTTGCCGTACTTAACGGTACCGATGATGGTGTTGAGTTCTTCGGTGGAACTGTTTCCGCTTCCAACTTCTATTTGGAAAACAACGAAGATGATGCTATCGACTGGACTGAAGGATGGAACGGTACATTGACAAATGCTTATGTAGTTCACACTTCTGGATTCTCTACTGTTGTTGAAGCAGATGGAGAGAACAAAAACCCAAGTTTGGTTAATTTGACCGCTGTTTCTTCAGTTGGAGGTACAGCCCTTCAGTTTAAAAAAGAATCTGGAGCAACCATTACAGGACTTTCTTTGAACGGATATGATACATCTGTATTGATGAGCGACGCTGGTCCATTGGCCAACGTTCAAATTGAAGGTGCAGATGCCAATCCCAACCTATCTTACGTTGGTGACGCTACAGTTGATGTAGAAATGTTTGGATGGGTAAACTCTGCACTTGTGATAGAAGAAAGCAAATTGACAGGTTCCCTAACTTCCGATTTAACTTTGGATCCCGCTGTAGACTACTTTTTAGAAGGAAGCTTTAGCGTAGAATCCGGTGCTACATTGACTATTCCTGCTGGAACAAGAATCGTTGCCGATGTTGAGGAAGGCACTGAAACCAAAACATACATCGTAGTACAAAAAGGTGGTATGATCGATATTCAAGGTACTGCTACCGACCCTGTTGTTATGACTTCTTCCAACGAAGAGCCAGGTGATTGGGGCGGATTGGTAATTGCTGGTGATGCAACCACTACCGAAGGTGTGGATGCCGAAGCCGAAGTAGGTGGTATCATCTACGGTGGAACAAACGATGCGGACAACTCTGGTAGCATTGAATACTTGATCATTAACTACGCTGGTGCGCAGATCAGCACTGAATCTCAGTATAATGGTCTAACCCTTTACGCTGTAGGTTCTGCTACTACAATCGATAACGTTGCCATCTTGAACGGTACCGATGATGGTGTTGAGTTCTTCGGTGGAACCGTTTCCGCTTCCAACTTCTATTTGGAAAACAACGAAGATGACGCTATCGACTGGACAGAAGGATGGAACGGTACACTGACCAATGCTTACGTATTGCACACAGCTGGTTTCTCCACTGTTGTTGAAGCCGATGGTGCAAATGGTAACCCAAGCTTGGTTAACTTGACCGCTGTTTCCACAGTTGGTGGTACAGCCCTTCAGTTCAAAAAAGAATCTGGAGCAACCATTACAGGACTTTCTCTAGATGGATATGATACATCTGTATTGATGAGCGACGCTGGTCCATTGGCCAACGTTCAAATCGAGGGTGGCGATGCCGACCCAGCAGAAACTTATGCTGCTGTTGCCTCTGTTGACATCAATACGTTTATTTGGGCTACAGGAAATGCTGAAGCACAATCTGCTACATTGACAGGTTCTCTTAACTCTACACTTACATTGGATGCCGATGTAACTTACTACTTGAACCAATCTTTCAGTGTTGAAGATGGAGCTACGTTGAACATTCCTGCCGGAACAACCATCATTGCCGATGTTGAAGATGGTGACGAGACCAAAACCTACATCGTGGTTCAAAAAGGAGGTACCATCAATGTACAAGGTACTGCTGCAAATCCAGTTGTTATGACCTCATCCAACACAACTCCTGGTGACTGGGGCGGTTTGGTAATTGCCGGTAAAGCCACTACTACCGAAGGTGTGGATGCCGAAGCTGAAGTAGGAGGTATTCTTTATGGTGGTACTGAAGATGACGACAATTCAGGTAGCATCGAATACTTGATCATCAACTATGCCGGTGCGCAGATCAGCACCGAATCTCAGTATAACGGCCTTACGCTTTATGCAGTAGGTTCTGGAACCACAATCGATAATGTTGCCATCAAAAATGGAACAGACGACGGTGTTGAGTTCTTTGGTGGAACCGTTTCCGCTTCCAACTTCTACTTGGAAAACAACGAAGATGACGCTATCGACTGGACAGAAGGATGGAACGGTACATTGACCAATGCTTATGTATACCACACTTCTGGCTTCTCCACTGTTGTTGAGGCCGATGGAGCTAACGAAAACCCAAGCTTGGTTAACTTGACCGCTGTTTCCACAGTTGGAGGTACAGCTCTTCAGTTCAAAAAAGAATCTGGTGCAACTATTACAGGACTTTCTTTGGTTGGATATGACACTTCTGTCTTGATGAGCGACGCTGGTCCATTGGCCAACGTTCAAATTGAAGGTGCAGATGCTGATCCAGCTGAAGCATATGATGCCGCTGCTACAGTAGACCTAACAATCTTTGACTGGGCTAACTAA
- a CDS encoding T9SS type A sorting domain-containing protein, with amino-acid sequence MKHFYFVIFFFVCSLGFSQQSASSSADIDGFKLYPNPVTQGKVYIETELNGPKKILVFDVLGTQVLQTTILGRELNLSELNKGVYILRVFEHNKVATRKLIVK; translated from the coding sequence ATGAAGCACTTTTACTTCGTCATCTTCTTTTTTGTCTGTTCACTTGGGTTTTCTCAGCAAAGCGCCAGTTCAAGTGCGGATATTGACGGGTTTAAGCTGTACCCCAATCCCGTTACACAAGGCAAGGTCTATATTGAAACCGAACTAAACGGACCTAAAAAAATATTGGTCTTTGATGTACTGGGCACACAGGTCCTGCAAACCACTATTTTAGGAAGGGAACTCAACCTTTCCGAATTGAACAAAGGCGTTTACATCCTAAGGGTTTTTGAACACAACAAAGTAGCCACTAGAAAGCTCATTGTTAAGTAG
- a CDS encoding T9SS type A sorting domain-containing protein: MKKIYFVLLMALPLLSFGQDLVTVNNEPAVQELKGFKMYPNPAYGNEVYISTETNGTKEVRVYDVFGEVVLTERISTNTLDISRLVPGVYVLQVTENKKTMTRKLVVK; encoded by the coding sequence ATGAAGAAAATCTACTTTGTTTTACTTATGGCTTTACCATTACTTTCTTTCGGTCAAGACCTAGTTACAGTTAACAACGAGCCCGCAGTACAGGAGCTCAAGGGTTTTAAAATGTACCCGAACCCTGCTTATGGAAATGAAGTATACATCTCCACGGAAACCAACGGCACCAAAGAAGTCAGAGTTTACGATGTTTTTGGCGAAGTTGTACTCACAGAAAGAATAAGCACCAATACTTTGGACATTTCCCGACTAGTTCCCGGAGTTTATGTACTCCAGGTAACAGAAAATAAAAAAACCATGACCCGTAAACTGGTCGTTAAATAA
- a CDS encoding acyl transferase: protein MKQFDTHRIFSIGNADEFEAVALDMFRFQYENNTIYRSFCDHLKKNPKHVSDHLEIPFLPISFFKTHQIVSTQRKAETIFTSSGTTQNTTSKHFVADIGLYEESFLKAFESFYGKPEELCILALLPSYLERDGSSLIYMVKSLIDRSAHPSSGFYLHNLGELHQKLMALEQKGSKTLLIGVSFALLDLVEQFPSTLKNTMVMETGGMKGRRKELIRDELHQILKKGLGVDHIHSEYGMTELLSQGYSKGNGVFDTPPWMKIITRDTEDPLSIQPNGKTGGINVIDLANLYSCSFIATQDLGKVHSNGTFEVLGRFDDSDIRGCNLMVL from the coding sequence ATGAAGCAGTTTGACACCCATCGTATTTTTAGCATTGGCAATGCAGATGAATTTGAAGCGGTCGCATTGGATATGTTTCGGTTTCAGTATGAAAACAATACGATCTACAGGAGTTTTTGTGACCATTTAAAAAAGAACCCCAAACACGTCTCAGACCATCTGGAGATTCCCTTTCTGCCCATTTCGTTCTTTAAAACCCATCAGATAGTATCGACCCAAAGAAAAGCAGAGACCATTTTTACCAGTAGCGGAACCACTCAAAACACCACCAGCAAACACTTTGTAGCTGACATTGGCCTGTACGAAGAAAGCTTTCTAAAAGCATTTGAATCGTTCTACGGGAAACCCGAAGAACTTTGTATCCTGGCCCTTTTGCCCTCCTATTTGGAAAGAGACGGATCATCCCTGATCTATATGGTAAAAAGCTTGATTGACCGCTCAGCACATCCCAGCAGCGGATTTTATCTTCATAATCTCGGGGAACTCCATCAAAAATTGATGGCATTGGAGCAAAAAGGTTCCAAAACCTTGCTCATTGGGGTGTCCTTTGCCCTTTTAGATCTGGTGGAACAATTTCCATCCACCTTAAAAAATACCATGGTCATGGAAACCGGTGGCATGAAAGGTCGCCGTAAAGAACTGATTCGCGATGAGCTCCACCAAATCTTAAAAAAAGGTTTGGGTGTTGACCATATCCATTCCGAATATGGCATGACCGAGCTTTTGTCACAAGGATATTCCAAAGGCAACGGCGTTTTTGATACACCGCCATGGATGAAAATCATAACGCGTGACACCGAAGATCCACTTAGCATTCAACCTAACGGAAAAACCGGTGGCATTAACGTGATAGATCTTGCCAACCTATACTCCTGTTCGTTTATCGCTACCCAGGATTTAGGCAAGGTCCATTCCAATGGAACTTTTGAAGTCCTTGGCCGTTTTGATGATTCAGATATAAGAGGCTGTAATTTGATGGTGCTGTAA
- the tyrS gene encoding tyrosine--tRNA ligase, whose protein sequence is MTKNFVQELQWRGMVHDVMPGAEEHLMEQMRGAYVGIDPTADSLHIGHLVSVMMLRHFQLAGHKPYALVGGATGMIGDPSGKSAERNLLDEETLRHNQEAIKAQLGRFLDFESGEDNAAVLVNNYDWMKNFSFLEFIRDVGKHITVNYMMAKDSVKKRLSSDAKEGMSFTEFTYQLVQGYDFLYLYQNHDCSLQMGGSDQWGNITTGTELIRRIGGGKGFALTCPLITKADGTKFGKTEGGNVWLDAERTSPYKFYQYWLNTSDEDAEKYIKIFTFLSQTEIDALVSEHKEAPHQRALQRRLAEEVTIMVHSQEDLDNAIKASDILFGKSTSDDLKQLNEKTFLDVFEGVPQAIVGKDELEPGLDMIGALAAKTGFLGSNGEARRELKQNSISVNKEKVKEDYLITASDLINDKFVLLQRGKKNYFVLVVE, encoded by the coding sequence ATGACTAAGAATTTTGTTCAAGAACTACAATGGAGGGGAATGGTGCACGATGTGATGCCAGGAGCCGAGGAACACTTAATGGAACAAATGCGAGGGGCATATGTGGGCATAGACCCAACAGCGGATTCTTTGCACATTGGCCATTTGGTGAGTGTGATGATGTTGCGGCACTTTCAACTGGCAGGTCATAAACCTTACGCTCTAGTGGGCGGTGCCACGGGTATGATCGGTGATCCTTCGGGCAAGTCTGCGGAACGTAATTTGTTGGACGAAGAAACTTTGCGTCACAATCAAGAGGCGATCAAGGCGCAATTGGGCCGTTTTTTGGATTTTGAAAGTGGCGAGGATAATGCGGCCGTATTGGTGAACAACTACGACTGGATGAAAAATTTCTCGTTCTTGGAATTTATCCGTGATGTTGGAAAGCACATCACCGTAAACTACATGATGGCTAAGGATTCGGTTAAAAAACGACTTTCTTCGGATGCGAAAGAGGGCATGTCCTTTACCGAGTTTACCTATCAATTGGTTCAGGGGTACGATTTTCTGTATCTATACCAAAACCATGATTGCAGTCTTCAGATGGGCGGTAGCGATCAGTGGGGCAACATTACCACGGGCACGGAGTTGATCCGTAGGATTGGTGGCGGAAAAGGTTTTGCGCTTACCTGTCCGTTGATCACCAAGGCCGATGGGACCAAATTCGGGAAAACCGAAGGTGGAAATGTATGGTTGGATGCGGAAAGAACATCTCCTTATAAATTTTATCAGTACTGGCTGAACACTTCGGATGAAGATGCCGAGAAGTATATCAAAATCTTTACTTTTTTAAGTCAGACAGAGATTGATGCTTTGGTCTCCGAACATAAGGAAGCTCCCCACCAGAGGGCACTACAAAGGAGGTTGGCCGAGGAAGTCACTATTATGGTGCATTCCCAAGAGGATTTGGACAATGCCATTAAGGCGAGCGATATCCTTTTTGGAAAATCAACTTCGGATGATTTAAAACAACTCAACGAGAAAACATTTTTGGATGTTTTTGAAGGTGTACCGCAAGCAATCGTGGGTAAAGATGAACTTGAACCCGGTTTGGACATGATCGGCGCACTAGCGGCTAAGACAGGATTTTTGGGTTCCAATGGTGAAGCGAGAAGGGAATTGAAGCAAAATTCCATTTCCGTGAACAAGGAAAAGGTGAAAGAGGATTACCTGATAACGGCCTCCGATCTAATCAACGATAAATTTGTGCTGTTGCAACGGGGCAAGAAGAATTATTTTGTTTTGGTCGTGGAGTAG
- a CDS encoding NAD-dependent epimerase/dehydratase family protein, protein MILVTGGTGLVGSHLLFHLIRSGNTVRSNYRTKASLEKVRKVFGYYTDDPSTLMDKIDWVQADITELGGLDNLFIDVDYVYHCAALISFDPKDYKILQRTNVEGTANVVNLSIKNGVKKLCYVSSIAAVGASLKQKEATEDNEWNEARASVYGITKYEAELEVWRGSQEGLNVVIVNPGVVIGPGFWKSGSGTFFTYASKGKSYFIPGGTGFVTVTDVVNAMTMLMNSNIRTEGFILVNQNMTYKELFDKIAPDLGVVPPSKKVSRFMIEFFWRWDWVRSNLYGKRRKLSKAVAKGLYHKEHYSSEKIKSQLDFKFEDLDRAIKFCCDKFIQEK, encoded by the coding sequence ATGATTTTGGTTACAGGAGGTACTGGACTAGTCGGTTCCCATTTACTTTTCCATTTGATCCGTAGTGGGAATACCGTCAGGAGCAATTATAGGACCAAAGCGTCCTTGGAAAAAGTCCGCAAGGTTTTTGGTTATTATACGGATGACCCATCCACTTTAATGGATAAAATCGATTGGGTACAGGCAGATATTACCGAACTGGGTGGATTGGACAACCTTTTTATTGATGTTGATTACGTGTACCATTGTGCCGCACTGATTTCCTTTGATCCGAAGGATTACAAAATACTACAGCGCACCAATGTTGAGGGCACAGCCAATGTAGTAAACCTTTCCATAAAAAATGGTGTAAAAAAGTTGTGCTATGTGAGTTCCATTGCAGCGGTCGGGGCGAGCTTAAAACAAAAGGAAGCTACCGAAGATAATGAGTGGAACGAAGCGAGGGCCTCTGTTTACGGGATTACCAAATATGAAGCAGAACTCGAAGTTTGGCGTGGCTCACAGGAAGGGCTTAATGTTGTAATCGTGAATCCGGGCGTGGTGATCGGCCCGGGATTTTGGAAATCGGGCAGTGGAACGTTTTTTACCTACGCTTCCAAAGGAAAGTCATATTTTATTCCCGGTGGAACTGGTTTTGTAACTGTGACCGATGTGGTCAATGCCATGACCATGTTGATGAATTCGAATATCCGAACAGAGGGTTTCATATTGGTCAATCAAAACATGACCTACAAAGAGCTTTTCGATAAAATTGCTCCTGACTTGGGAGTGGTTCCGCCGAGCAAAAAGGTTTCCAGGTTTATGATCGAGTTTTTCTGGCGGTGGGATTGGGTCCGAAGCAACCTATATGGAAAAAGAAGGAAACTGTCCAAAGCCGTTGCCAAAGGATTGTACCACAAGGAACACTACAGCAGCGAAAAAATAAAGTCGCAATTGGATTTTAAATTTGAAGATTTGGACAGGGCAATAAAATTTTGCTGCGACAAATTTATTCAGGAGAAGTAG
- a CDS encoding DUF4296 domain-containing protein yields the protein MKYIFTYILGFVILVSCAEKVVDEPENLIPKEKMTEILHDLAILNAAKSGASRKFKDSGIDVMEFLYAKYDIDSAQFSQSDLYYASIPLEYQSIYKDVEARLSRQKDTLEAIGKRLNDSIREANIRRTDSLKAIREQKEEKNPVSTSPE from the coding sequence ATGAAATACATTTTTACATACATTCTAGGTTTTGTGATTCTGGTTTCCTGTGCCGAAAAGGTAGTGGACGAACCCGAGAACCTTATCCCAAAGGAGAAAATGACCGAGATTCTGCATGATCTGGCCATATTGAATGCGGCAAAATCGGGAGCTTCCCGAAAGTTCAAGGATTCCGGTATCGATGTGATGGAGTTCCTGTATGCGAAATATGATATAGATAGCGCACAATTTTCACAGAGCGACCTTTATTACGCCTCCATTCCCTTGGAATACCAATCCATCTATAAAGATGTAGAAGCAAGATTAAGTAGGCAAAAAGATACTTTGGAAGCTATTGGCAAGCGATTGAACGATAGCATTCGAGAGGCAAATATTAGAAGAACGGATTCCTTAAAGGCCATTAGAGAACAAAAAGAAGAGAAAAACCCGGTCTCTACTTCTCCTGAATAA
- a CDS encoding dihydroorotase — protein MSKILLKNAKIVNENSIFESDVLLDGDFISRIDSDISDADARVIDLEGDLLLPGIIDDQVHFREPGLTHKGTIATESRAAIAGGITTFMEQPNTIPQTTTIEKLEEKFAIAAKDSSANYSFLFGGTNDNLEELKRLDKNACSGVKLFLGSSTGNMLVDNEEVLEKIFSNTEMVISAHCEDEGTIRANLAKYKEMYGDDIPIEMHPIIRSAEACYLSSSNAIALAKKTGARLHVFHVSTGIETNLFTNQIPLEEKKITAEVCIHHLWFSDEDYTTKGTHIKWNPAVKTASDRDKLWEALLDDRFDVIATDHAPHTLEEKDNPYMNAPSGGPLVQHALLAMLQKHREGLISLEKMVEKMCHNPAKLFDIDRRGFIREGYYADLVQVKQNVKNKVEKANLFYKCGWSPFEGVTFDSEVKRTFVNGLLAYENGNFSVEKKAKRLTFNR, from the coding sequence ATGTCGAAAATACTGTTGAAGAATGCCAAGATCGTGAACGAGAACAGCATTTTTGAATCGGATGTATTGTTGGATGGGGATTTTATATCAAGAATCGATTCGGACATTTCGGATGCCGACGCCAGGGTGATAGATCTGGAAGGTGATCTGTTGTTGCCCGGAATCATAGATGACCAAGTGCATTTTAGGGAGCCCGGACTTACCCATAAGGGTACCATTGCAACGGAAAGTCGAGCGGCGATTGCCGGGGGCATCACCACGTTTATGGAGCAGCCCAATACCATTCCGCAGACCACCACCATTGAAAAATTAGAGGAAAAGTTTGCCATTGCCGCCAAGGATTCATCAGCCAACTATTCATTCCTTTTTGGTGGAACCAATGACAATCTGGAAGAGCTAAAACGATTGGACAAGAATGCATGTTCAGGGGTAAAATTGTTCTTGGGTTCCTCAACAGGGAATATGTTGGTGGACAATGAGGAAGTCCTGGAGAAGATTTTCAGCAATACCGAAATGGTCATCTCCGCCCATTGCGAGGACGAAGGCACCATTAGGGCCAATTTGGCCAAGTACAAAGAAATGTACGGGGACGACATCCCAATAGAAATGCACCCTATTATCCGAAGTGCGGAGGCCTGTTACCTATCTTCTTCAAATGCGATTGCGCTGGCCAAAAAAACAGGGGCAAGGTTGCACGTGTTCCATGTGTCCACAGGAATTGAAACCAATTTGTTTACGAACCAGATTCCATTGGAGGAGAAGAAAATCACCGCTGAGGTATGTATTCACCACCTTTGGTTCTCCGATGAGGATTATACCACAAAGGGAACGCACATCAAATGGAACCCGGCCGTAAAGACGGCATCCGATAGGGATAAGCTTTGGGAAGCACTCTTGGACGACCGTTTTGATGTGATTGCCACCGATCATGCCCCGCATACATTGGAAGAGAAGGACAATCCTTATATGAATGCGCCATCCGGCGGCCCTTTGGTGCAGCATGCCTTGTTGGCCATGCTCCAAAAGCATCGGGAAGGTCTCATCAGTTTGGAAAAAATGGTCGAAAAAATGTGCCATAACCCTGCAAAATTGTTTGATATTGACCGCCGTGGATTTATACGCGAAGGGTATTATGCGGATTTGGTGCAAGTGAAGCAAAACGTTAAAAATAAGGTTGAAAAAGCCAATCTTTTCTATAAATGTGGCTGGTCTCCCTTTGAAGGTGTTACTTTTGATTCCGAAGTAAAACGCACCTTTGTGAATGGTCTGTTGGCCTATGAAAACGGTAATTTTAGCGTAGAAAAGAAGGCGAAGCGGCTTACGTTCAATCGTTAG
- a CDS encoding polyprenol monophosphomannose synthase translates to MADGLVIIPTFNEIENIEAITRTVFDLKKDFNVLVVDDNSPDGTADCVRALQNEFPERLFLEVRKEKSGLGTAYIHGFKWALEKGYEYIFEMDADFSHRPADLSRLHRACINGADVAVGSRYKKGVNVVNWPLARILLSYGASFYVKLITGMKVHDPTAGFVCYRRKVLETINLDNVRFIGYAFQIEMKYRAYLRKFKIEEVSIIFTDRVNGKSKMNSAIIREAIFGVIAMKFRSVFFKKSF, encoded by the coding sequence ATGGCAGACGGCTTGGTGATTATACCTACATTCAACGAAATCGAGAACATCGAGGCCATAACAAGAACGGTCTTCGACCTTAAAAAGGACTTTAATGTTCTCGTGGTCGACGATAATTCCCCCGATGGTACTGCGGATTGTGTGAGAGCCTTGCAGAACGAATTTCCTGAACGACTTTTTTTAGAGGTTAGGAAGGAGAAATCGGGTCTGGGCACTGCCTATATCCATGGATTTAAATGGGCCTTGGAAAAAGGGTACGAATATATTTTTGAGATGGATGCCGATTTTTCACATCGTCCTGCCGACCTGTCCCGTTTGCACAGGGCATGCATCAACGGTGCCGATGTGGCCGTTGGCTCCCGCTATAAAAAGGGCGTAAACGTGGTCAACTGGCCATTGGCAAGGATCCTGCTTTCTTACGGGGCATCGTTTTATGTGAAATTGATCACGGGCATGAAAGTGCACGATCCCACGGCCGGATTTGTCTGTTACAGAAGAAAAGTGCTGGAAACCATCAATTTGGACAATGTTCGCTTTATCGGTTATGCTTTTCAGATAGAAATGAAGTACAGGGCCTACCTCAGAAAATTCAAGATTGAAGAGGTCTCGATTATTTTTACAGATCGGGTGAACGGAAAATCAAAAATGAACTCCGCAATCATCAGGGAAGCCATTTTTGGGGTGATAGCCATGAAATTTAGGAGTGTGTTTTTTAAAAAGAGCTTTTAG